A part of Brassica rapa cultivar Chiifu-401-42 chromosome A05, CAAS_Brap_v3.01, whole genome shotgun sequence genomic DNA contains:
- the LOC103866519 gene encoding stomatal closure-related actin-binding protein 2 isoform X1: MMISQTSCFWEERLKNYNKTKDKIPTMTKVCPEMQEKKVCEAVVVVEAISADVSFASNQFPSYKLGPDDQIVDEPKENEKHPSVKDVVDKETGDLSDQHKRLSVRDLACKFDKNLAAAAKLVDEAKLSEVTSLEGHVMLKKLRDALESMRGRMDGRNKEAVEKAISMVEALAVKLTQHEGVFIQEKTEVKKLASFLKQASEDAKKLVNQERSFACAEIDSARTLVMRLGGAFEEQELCSKASRAQEPNVEKLVEEVQEARRIKRMHQPTKVMGMQHELHDLKSQIQEKSAYSIKLQREIAIIKRAEGSKSCPYVLDGAQTLGSCLKIHASSDSNASDISKCSFQWYRAASESSRREAISGANQSVYAPEPYDVGRVIQADILCNGQKFTVTTEGPINTASGLQSRVESLMRKSNSEFTVVISQMNGQDHVSRSHVFTVGKARVKLSRGWITKAREIYSNSMQLCGVRGNANAPAKALFWQPRKGLSFLLTFESEQERNAAIVLSRKYAYDCNVTLVGPDD; this comes from the exons atGATGATCAGTCAAACGAGCTGTTTTTGGGAAGAGAGACTCAAAAATTACAACAAGACCAAAG ATAAGATTCCGACAATGACTAAAGTATGTCCTGAAATGCAAGAAAAGAAAGTGTGTGAAGCAGTAGTGGTAGTTGAAGCAATTTCAGCAGATGTGAGCTTTGCTTCTAACCAGTTTCCATCATACAAGCTAGGACCTGATGATCAGATTGTTGATGAGcctaaagaaaatgaaaaacatcCATCTGTTAAAGATGTTGTGGACAAAGAAACAGGAGATTTGTCAGATCAGCACAAGCGGCTTTCAGTTCGTGACCTTGCTTGCAAATTCGACAAGAATCTAGCTGCAGCTGCTAAACTAGTTGATGAG GCAAAGTTGAGTGAGGTGACTTCATTGGAAGGACATGTTATGCTAAAGAAACTTAGAGATGCTTTAGAATCCATGAGAGGTCGTATGGATGGGCGTAACAAGGAAGCAGTTGAAAAAGCTATCTCTATG GTTGAGGCTCTAGCAGTTAAGTTAACTCAACATGAAGGTGTGTTTATTCAAGAAAAGACTGAAGTGAAGAAACTGGCAAGCTTCCTCAAGCAG GCTTCAGAAGATGCAAAGAAGCTGGTAAACCAAGAACGGTCGTTTGCTTGTGCTGAAATCGATAGTGCAAGGACTCTTGTGATGAGACTTGGAGGAGCATTTGAAGAACAGGAGCTTTGTTCTAAAGCTTCTCGAGCTCAGGAACCG AATGTTGAAAAATTAGTTGAGGAAGTTCAGGAGGCTAGAAGAATCAAACGGATGCATCAACCAACCAAG GTGATGGGCATGCAACATGAGCTACATGATTTAAAGAGTCAAATCCAAGAGAAGTCTGCATATTCCATTAAGCTTCAAAGAGAG ATAGCAATAATCAAAAGAGCCGAAGGGTCCAAATCATGTCCTTATGTTCTAGATGGTGCACAAACTCTTGGCTCGTGCCTAAAGATACATGCCTCCTCAGATAGTAATGCTTCAGATATTTCCAAATGTTCATTCCAGTGGTACCGTGCAGCATCTGAGTCTAGTCGTAGAGAAGCTATATCTG GTGCCAACCAATCAGTATATGCTCCAGAACCATATGATGTGGGGAGGGTAATACAAGCAGACATTCTTTGTAACGGTCAGAAGTTCACTGTTACAACAGAGGGTCCAATTAATACTG CTTCTGGCTTGCAATCACGTGTTGAATCACTCATGCGAAAATCTAACAGTGAATTCACC GTGGTTATATCACAGATGAATGGGCAAGATCATGTATCGCGATCTCACGTCTTTACTGTCGGAAAGGCGAGGGTAAAGCTGTCTCGAGGATGGATCACAAAGGCTAGAGAAATATATTCAAACTCCATGCAG TTATGTGGAGTGAGAGGCAATGCTAATGCTCCTGCAAAAGCATTGTTCTGGCAACCAAGAAAGGGTCTAAGTTTCTTGCTGACTTTTGAGTCAGAACAAGAACGTAATGCAGCTATTGTTCTCTCCCGTAAATACGCATATGATTGCAAT GTTACTCTGGTTGGGCCAGACGATTGA
- the LOC103866519 gene encoding stomatal closure-related actin-binding protein 2 isoform X2, with protein MTKVCPEMQEKKVCEAVVVVEAISADVSFASNQFPSYKLGPDDQIVDEPKENEKHPSVKDVVDKETGDLSDQHKRLSVRDLACKFDKNLAAAAKLVDEAKLSEVTSLEGHVMLKKLRDALESMRGRMDGRNKEAVEKAISMVEALAVKLTQHEGVFIQEKTEVKKLASFLKQASEDAKKLVNQERSFACAEIDSARTLVMRLGGAFEEQELCSKASRAQEPNVEKLVEEVQEARRIKRMHQPTKVMGMQHELHDLKSQIQEKSAYSIKLQREIAIIKRAEGSKSCPYVLDGAQTLGSCLKIHASSDSNASDISKCSFQWYRAASESSRREAISGANQSVYAPEPYDVGRVIQADILCNGQKFTVTTEGPINTASGLQSRVESLMRKSNSEFTVVISQMNGQDHVSRSHVFTVGKARVKLSRGWITKAREIYSNSMQLCGVRGNANAPAKALFWQPRKGLSFLLTFESEQERNAAIVLSRKYAYDCNVTLVGPDD; from the exons ATGACTAAAGTATGTCCTGAAATGCAAGAAAAGAAAGTGTGTGAAGCAGTAGTGGTAGTTGAAGCAATTTCAGCAGATGTGAGCTTTGCTTCTAACCAGTTTCCATCATACAAGCTAGGACCTGATGATCAGATTGTTGATGAGcctaaagaaaatgaaaaacatcCATCTGTTAAAGATGTTGTGGACAAAGAAACAGGAGATTTGTCAGATCAGCACAAGCGGCTTTCAGTTCGTGACCTTGCTTGCAAATTCGACAAGAATCTAGCTGCAGCTGCTAAACTAGTTGATGAG GCAAAGTTGAGTGAGGTGACTTCATTGGAAGGACATGTTATGCTAAAGAAACTTAGAGATGCTTTAGAATCCATGAGAGGTCGTATGGATGGGCGTAACAAGGAAGCAGTTGAAAAAGCTATCTCTATG GTTGAGGCTCTAGCAGTTAAGTTAACTCAACATGAAGGTGTGTTTATTCAAGAAAAGACTGAAGTGAAGAAACTGGCAAGCTTCCTCAAGCAG GCTTCAGAAGATGCAAAGAAGCTGGTAAACCAAGAACGGTCGTTTGCTTGTGCTGAAATCGATAGTGCAAGGACTCTTGTGATGAGACTTGGAGGAGCATTTGAAGAACAGGAGCTTTGTTCTAAAGCTTCTCGAGCTCAGGAACCG AATGTTGAAAAATTAGTTGAGGAAGTTCAGGAGGCTAGAAGAATCAAACGGATGCATCAACCAACCAAG GTGATGGGCATGCAACATGAGCTACATGATTTAAAGAGTCAAATCCAAGAGAAGTCTGCATATTCCATTAAGCTTCAAAGAGAG ATAGCAATAATCAAAAGAGCCGAAGGGTCCAAATCATGTCCTTATGTTCTAGATGGTGCACAAACTCTTGGCTCGTGCCTAAAGATACATGCCTCCTCAGATAGTAATGCTTCAGATATTTCCAAATGTTCATTCCAGTGGTACCGTGCAGCATCTGAGTCTAGTCGTAGAGAAGCTATATCTG GTGCCAACCAATCAGTATATGCTCCAGAACCATATGATGTGGGGAGGGTAATACAAGCAGACATTCTTTGTAACGGTCAGAAGTTCACTGTTACAACAGAGGGTCCAATTAATACTG CTTCTGGCTTGCAATCACGTGTTGAATCACTCATGCGAAAATCTAACAGTGAATTCACC GTGGTTATATCACAGATGAATGGGCAAGATCATGTATCGCGATCTCACGTCTTTACTGTCGGAAAGGCGAGGGTAAAGCTGTCTCGAGGATGGATCACAAAGGCTAGAGAAATATATTCAAACTCCATGCAG TTATGTGGAGTGAGAGGCAATGCTAATGCTCCTGCAAAAGCATTGTTCTGGCAACCAAGAAAGGGTCTAAGTTTCTTGCTGACTTTTGAGTCAGAACAAGAACGTAATGCAGCTATTGTTCTCTCCCGTAAATACGCATATGATTGCAAT GTTACTCTGGTTGGGCCAGACGATTGA